In the genome of Streptomyces sp. V2I9, one region contains:
- a CDS encoding response regulator, which yields MVAKLHSRYVSALDGFDVVGAAHNGAEALRAAERLRPDLVLLDIYLPDMDGIDVLRALRSAEERDASRPSTDALFITAARDAGVIRAALRAGALHYLIKPFHRSALQDQLRHVASLRARLDELGEARQEDVDQIFGTRPPGSRELPKGLAAPTADLVERTLRDHPGGLSASECAEAGSLSRVSARRYLEWFAGTGRAEVTLRYGGTGRPERRYRWTG from the coding sequence ATGGTCGCCAAACTGCACAGCCGCTACGTGTCCGCCCTGGACGGCTTCGACGTCGTCGGGGCGGCGCACAACGGGGCCGAGGCCCTGCGGGCGGCCGAGCGGCTGCGCCCCGATCTGGTGCTGCTGGACATCTACCTGCCCGACATGGACGGGATCGACGTGCTGCGCGCGCTGCGCTCGGCCGAGGAGCGGGACGCCTCGCGCCCCAGCACGGACGCCCTGTTCATCACGGCCGCCCGCGACGCGGGGGTGATCCGGGCGGCGCTGCGCGCGGGGGCCCTGCACTATCTGATCAAGCCGTTCCACCGGTCCGCCCTCCAGGACCAGTTGCGCCATGTCGCCTCGCTGCGGGCCCGCCTGGACGAGCTGGGAGAGGCCCGCCAGGAGGACGTCGACCAGATCTTCGGCACCCGTCCGCCCGGCTCGCGCGAGCTGCCGAAGGGCCTGGCCGCGCCCACGGCCGACCTGGTGGAGCGCACCTTGCGCGACCACCCCGGCGGCCTGTCGGCCTCCGAGTGCGCCGAGGCGGGTTCGCTGTCGCGGGTGAGCGCACGCCGCTACCTGGAGTGGTTCGCCGGCACGGGCCGCGCCGAGGTGACCCTGCGCTACGGAGGCACGGGACGCCCGGAACGCCGCTACCGCTGGACGGGCTGA
- a CDS encoding tripartite tricarboxylate transporter TctB family protein, protein MTTEPTGPARPDGTGTAPRAASRSWLRDHSELGVCVLLFALGLLVLTDALTMSVDIAQRGPVGPRTVPFVIGGLFLLIAVLLAVDVLRGGRGEAEGGEDVDLDAPADRRTVLLLTGVFLAAAALIGPLGFPISGALLFWGSAYVLGSRHHGRDPLIAAGLSLFTYFVFDNLLGVPLPGGPLMGVL, encoded by the coding sequence GTGACCACCGAACCCACCGGACCGGCCCGCCCCGACGGGACCGGCACGGCACCCCGTGCGGCCTCCCGATCCTGGCTGCGCGACCACTCCGAACTCGGCGTCTGCGTCCTGCTGTTCGCGCTCGGCTTGCTCGTGCTCACCGACGCCCTCACCATGAGCGTCGACATCGCCCAGCGCGGCCCCGTCGGCCCCCGGACGGTCCCCTTCGTCATCGGCGGCCTGTTCCTCCTCATCGCCGTCCTGCTCGCCGTCGACGTCCTGCGCGGCGGACGCGGCGAGGCGGAGGGCGGCGAGGACGTCGACCTCGACGCGCCCGCCGACCGGCGCACGGTCCTTCTCCTCACCGGGGTCTTCCTCGCCGCCGCCGCCCTGATCGGCCCCCTGGGCTTCCCGATCTCCGGGGCGCTGCTCTTCTGGGGCTCCGCCTACGTGCTCGGCAGCCGGCACCACGGCCGGGACCCGCTCATCGCGGCCGGCCTCTCCCTCTTCACCTACTTCGTCTTCGACAACCTGCTCGGTGTCCCCCTTCCGGGCGGCCCGCTGATGGGGGTGCTCTGA
- a CDS encoding DUF3533 domain-containing protein — MTFVDEVKNAVTPRAALLVIGVLALQLLFIASYIGALHKPEPTDVAFGVVAPQQMSRQLVTELDGLPGGPLDPREVSSEGEAREQIMNRDIDGALIVSPQGRTDTLLVASGGGTALSGALERIVTRVEDSQQRTVKTVDVAGASSEDFNGLSSFYLVVGWCVGGYLCASILAISAGAKPANRQRALIRTGTMALYSIVGGIGGAIVVGPILGALPGSFWGLSGLGALVVFSVGMITLALQALTGIVGIGLAVLIIVIAGNPSAGGAFPLPMLPDFWRTIGPALPPGAGTWVARSIAYFRGNAVTGPLLVLSAWAVVGTAVTLLMSMRKRTPRGPAETPARGAGGAGTGPAPSTGGSTAA, encoded by the coding sequence ATGACTTTCGTCGACGAGGTGAAGAACGCCGTCACACCACGGGCCGCCCTGCTCGTCATCGGCGTGCTCGCCCTGCAACTGCTGTTCATCGCGTCCTACATCGGAGCGCTGCACAAGCCCGAGCCGACGGACGTCGCCTTCGGGGTGGTGGCCCCGCAGCAGATGTCCCGGCAGCTCGTCACCGAGCTGGACGGGCTTCCCGGCGGGCCGCTGGACCCCCGCGAGGTGAGCAGCGAGGGCGAGGCACGCGAACAGATCATGAACCGCGACATCGACGGGGCCCTGATCGTCTCCCCGCAGGGCCGGACCGACACCCTGCTGGTCGCCTCCGGCGGCGGCACCGCGCTGTCCGGCGCACTGGAGAGGATCGTCACCCGGGTCGAGGACTCCCAGCAGCGGACCGTGAAGACCGTGGACGTGGCCGGGGCCTCGTCCGAGGACTTCAACGGGCTCTCGTCCTTCTACCTGGTGGTCGGCTGGTGCGTGGGCGGCTACCTCTGCGCCTCGATCCTGGCGATCAGCGCCGGCGCCAAGCCCGCCAACCGGCAGCGCGCTCTGATCCGGACCGGGACCATGGCGCTCTACTCGATCGTGGGCGGCATCGGTGGCGCGATCGTCGTCGGACCGATCCTCGGCGCGCTGCCCGGCAGCTTCTGGGGGCTGTCCGGCCTGGGCGCCCTGGTCGTCTTCTCGGTCGGCATGATCACGCTCGCCCTGCAGGCGCTCACCGGGATCGTCGGCATCGGCCTGGCCGTCCTGATCATCGTCATCGCGGGCAACCCGAGCGCGGGCGGCGCGTTCCCGCTCCCGATGCTCCCGGACTTCTGGCGGACGATCGGCCCGGCCCTGCCTCCGGGCGCGGGCACCTGGGTGGCCCGCTCGATCGCGTACTTCCGGGGCAACGCGGTCACCGGCCCGCTGCTGGTGCTCTCCGCGTGGGCGGTCGTCGGCACGGCGGTGACGCTGCTGATGTCGATGCGGAAGCGGACGCCACGGGGCCCGGCGGAGACCCCGGCGCGGGGCGCCGGAGGCGCCGGCACCGGCCCGGCGCCGAGCACCGGCGGATCGACCGCCGCCTGA
- a CDS encoding alpha/beta fold hydrolase — protein MRSRVLAADGRHLMVERRGDPRGRPVFLLHGTPGSRLGPAPRSMVLYQRHTQLITYDRPGYGGSDRHAGRRVRDVAEDVRAIADSLGLARFAVVGRSGGAPHALACAALLSERVTRTAALVGLAPRDAAGLDWFHGMAASNVDAYSTAAADPDGFAESFTLRSDQIRQNPVRLLDDLRRELTDSDRVVVNDAGIRSMLLRNYSEGLRTSAHGWIDDAIAFCSPWGFDPARISGRVMLWHGEKDVFTPVGHSRWLAGQIPGATAVLEPAAAHFDALSVLPRVLDWLLDEREHLDGG, from the coding sequence GTGCGCAGTCGGGTGCTCGCGGCGGACGGGCGGCATCTGATGGTGGAGCGCCGGGGGGACCCACGGGGAAGACCGGTCTTCCTGCTCCACGGCACTCCGGGCAGCAGGCTCGGTCCCGCTCCCCGCTCCATGGTCCTGTACCAGCGCCACACGCAGCTGATCACCTACGACCGGCCGGGGTACGGCGGCAGCGACCGCCACGCCGGCCGCCGGGTCCGCGACGTCGCCGAGGACGTCCGGGCCATCGCCGACTCCCTGGGCCTCGCGCGCTTCGCCGTCGTGGGCCGCTCCGGCGGGGCCCCGCACGCGCTGGCCTGCGCGGCGCTGCTGTCCGAGCGGGTCACCCGTACCGCGGCGTTGGTCGGGCTCGCGCCCCGCGACGCGGCCGGCCTCGACTGGTTCCACGGCATGGCCGCCTCCAACGTGGACGCGTACTCCACGGCGGCCGCCGACCCGGACGGGTTCGCGGAATCCTTCACCCTCCGCTCCGACCAGATCCGGCAGAACCCGGTACGACTCCTGGACGACCTGCGCCGCGAACTGACCGACTCCGACCGGGTGGTGGTCAACGATGCGGGCATCCGGTCCATGCTGCTGCGCAACTACAGCGAGGGACTGCGCACCTCGGCGCACGGCTGGATCGACGACGCCATCGCCTTCTGCAGCCCGTGGGGGTTCGATCCGGCCCGGATCAGCGGCCGGGTGATGCTCTGGCACGGCGAGAAGGACGTCTTCACGCCCGTGGGCCACTCCCGCTGGCTGGCCGGGCAGATCCCGGGCGCCACCGCCGTACTGGAACCGGCGGCTGCGCACTTCGACGCGCTGTCCGTACTCCCCCGCGTCCTGGACTGGCTGCTGGACGAGCGGGAGCACCTGGACGGCGGCTGA
- a CDS encoding tripartite tricarboxylate transporter substrate binding protein has protein sequence MRLRTLLALFGAALLVVVGPPLLSTGDGSDTGTRIPGLRFMVPNTPGGGYDITARTLAMNAEDAGLTHGIEVFNLPGAGGTVGLTRLVGERGNGKLALSMGLGVVGAVHTNKAPSTLADTTPIARLTEEPDIVVVAEDSPYRTVADLLAAWKKDPAGVPVGGGSSPGGPDHLAPMLMAQAAGIAPRTVNYVPFDGGGELLASILGNKVGFGVSGLGEYRDQIEAGELRLLAVTGPKRVPGLDAPTLREAGLDTEFTNWRGIVAPPGLSDTERDKLTGLVRELHGTKEWKESMKKNGWDDALLVGEPFGDFLDEQDRRVATVLKELGL, from the coding sequence GTGCGACTGCGCACTCTGCTCGCCCTGTTCGGGGCGGCGTTGCTGGTGGTGGTCGGACCACCCCTGCTCTCCACCGGTGACGGCTCCGACACCGGCACCCGCATTCCCGGACTGCGCTTCATGGTCCCCAACACCCCCGGCGGTGGCTACGACATCACCGCCCGCACCCTGGCCATGAACGCCGAGGACGCCGGACTCACCCATGGCATCGAGGTGTTCAACCTGCCGGGTGCCGGCGGAACGGTCGGGCTGACCCGGCTCGTCGGCGAGCGGGGCAACGGCAAGCTCGCCCTCTCCATGGGCCTCGGTGTGGTCGGAGCCGTCCACACCAACAAGGCTCCGAGCACGCTGGCCGACACCACCCCGATCGCCCGGCTCACCGAGGAGCCGGACATCGTCGTCGTCGCCGAGGACTCTCCGTACCGCACCGTCGCCGACCTGCTCGCCGCCTGGAAGAAGGACCCGGCCGGCGTCCCGGTCGGCGGCGGCTCCTCACCCGGCGGCCCCGACCACCTCGCCCCGATGCTCATGGCGCAGGCCGCCGGGATCGCCCCGAGGACGGTCAACTACGTCCCGTTCGACGGCGGCGGCGAACTCCTCGCCTCGATCCTCGGCAACAAGGTCGGCTTCGGGGTCTCCGGCCTCGGGGAGTACCGCGACCAGATCGAGGCGGGCGAGCTGCGGCTCCTCGCGGTGACCGGCCCGAAGCGGGTGCCGGGCCTCGACGCCCCCACCCTGCGCGAGGCCGGACTCGACACCGAGTTCACCAACTGGCGCGGCATCGTCGCCCCGCCCGGCCTCTCGGACACCGAACGGGACAAGCTCACCGGCCTGGTCCGCGAACTGCACGGCACGAAGGAGTGGAAGGAGTCGATGAAGAAGAACGGCTGGGACGACGCCCTCCTCGTCGGCGAACCCTTCGGCGACTTCCTCGACGAGCAGGACCGGCGCGTCGCCACCGTCCTCAAGGAGCTGGGGCTGTGA
- a CDS encoding tripartite tricarboxylate transporter permease — MDSLTSLIDGFGTALTPMNLLWAALGVLLGTAIGVLPGIGPAMAVALLLPVTYGLDPTGAFIMFAGIYYGAMFGGSTTSILLNTPGESAAVVAAIEGNPMAKGGRGAQALAAAAIGHFAGGMIGTILLVVLAPTVASLAIGIGAPDYFAIMVLAFIAVTSVLGASRLRGIASLLIGLTIGLVGLDQMTGQQRLTFGSLHLADGVDVVIVAVGLFAIGEALWVAAHLRRSPGSPIPVGRPWLGRVDLKRTWKPWLRGPVIGFPFGAIPAGGAEIPTFLSYVTEKRLSKHRDQFGKGAIEGVAGPEAAASASAAGTLVSMLTLGLPTTAVAAVMLAAFQQYGIQPGPLLFEREPELVWGLIASLFVGMVLLLALNLPLAPLWAKLLRIPRPYLYAGILFFAAVGAYAVGGESLDLVILLVIGLIGFGMRRYGLPVLPAVIGVILGPAAEQQLRRALQISDGSVSGLVNTPFSVTVYAIVVLIAAWPLIGRLVRRLRGDRHGTEGTRPVSGG, encoded by the coding sequence ATGGATTCCCTCACCTCCCTCATCGACGGCTTCGGCACCGCGCTCACCCCGATGAACCTGCTGTGGGCCGCCCTCGGCGTCCTGCTCGGCACCGCGATCGGCGTGCTCCCCGGAATCGGCCCGGCGATGGCCGTGGCGCTGCTGCTCCCGGTGACGTACGGACTGGACCCGACCGGCGCGTTCATCATGTTCGCCGGGATCTACTACGGCGCGATGTTCGGCGGCTCCACCACCTCGATCCTCCTCAACACCCCCGGCGAGAGCGCCGCCGTGGTCGCCGCGATCGAGGGCAACCCGATGGCCAAGGGCGGACGCGGGGCGCAGGCGCTCGCCGCCGCAGCGATCGGGCACTTCGCGGGCGGCATGATCGGCACGATCCTGCTGGTCGTCCTCGCCCCGACCGTGGCCTCCCTGGCCATCGGCATCGGTGCCCCCGACTACTTCGCCATCATGGTGCTGGCCTTCATCGCCGTCACCTCCGTCCTCGGCGCCTCCCGCCTCCGGGGCATCGCCTCGCTGCTCATCGGCCTCACCATCGGCCTCGTCGGACTCGACCAGATGACCGGTCAGCAGCGCCTGACCTTCGGCTCGCTCCATCTCGCCGACGGCGTCGACGTGGTCATCGTCGCGGTCGGACTGTTCGCGATCGGCGAGGCCCTCTGGGTCGCCGCCCATCTGCGCCGCTCACCCGGCAGCCCGATCCCTGTCGGCCGCCCCTGGCTCGGCCGGGTCGACCTGAAGCGCACCTGGAAGCCCTGGCTGCGCGGCCCCGTCATCGGCTTTCCGTTCGGGGCGATCCCCGCGGGCGGCGCGGAGATCCCCACCTTCCTCAGCTACGTCACCGAGAAGCGGCTCTCCAAGCACCGCGACCAGTTCGGCAAGGGGGCCATCGAGGGCGTCGCCGGACCGGAGGCCGCCGCCTCCGCCTCGGCCGCCGGGACCCTCGTCTCGATGCTCACCCTCGGACTGCCCACCACCGCCGTCGCCGCCGTGATGCTGGCCGCCTTCCAGCAGTACGGAATCCAGCCGGGCCCCCTGCTGTTCGAACGCGAACCGGAGCTGGTCTGGGGCCTCATCGCCTCGCTCTTCGTCGGTATGGTGCTGCTGCTCGCCCTCAACCTGCCGCTCGCCCCTCTCTGGGCGAAGCTCCTGCGCATCCCGCGCCCCTATCTGTACGCGGGCATCCTCTTCTTCGCCGCCGTCGGCGCGTACGCGGTCGGCGGGGAGTCCCTCGATCTGGTGATCCTCCTGGTCATCGGTCTGATCGGGTTCGGGATGCGGCGCTACGGGCTGCCGGTGCTGCCCGCCGTCATCGGGGTGATCCTCGGCCCGGCCGCCGAGCAGCAGCTGCGGCGCGCGCTCCAGATCAGCGACGGCAGCGTGTCCGGCCTGGTCAACACCCCGTTCTCCGTCACGGTGTACGCGATCGTGGTGCTGATCGCGGCCTGGCCGCTGATCGGGCGGCTGGTCCGGCGGCTGCGCGGCGACCGGCACGGGACGGAGGGCACCCGCCCTGTCAGTGGCGGCTGA
- a CDS encoding lytic polysaccharide monooxygenase — protein MTARRKAARILALGVAPLALAGLAAAPAAAHGSLTDPVSRVSACYAEGPENPRSAACKAAVAAGGTQALYDWNGVNIADAAGKHRDLIPDGKLCSAANDKFRGLDLPRADWPASAMSAGKHTFAFRATAPHEGSFELYLTRPGYDASQPLAWSDLEAKPFASATDPALKDGSYVFDGTVPQRSGRHLVYTIWQRSDSPEAFYACSDVMFGGGSEKGAGVGARTPKPPTAPSEDAIAEGAAKSSVEHDGHGDDDADTGAKATTAAPAGEDRAATGGNAPAVNAAAGEEVLAETGGSGSSTYLAIGGAAALSAGAAALFASQRRRATTTGRRGR, from the coding sequence ATGACCGCTCGTCGCAAGGCCGCCCGGATCCTCGCCCTCGGTGTCGCACCGCTCGCCCTGGCCGGACTGGCCGCCGCCCCCGCCGCCGCGCACGGTTCGCTCACCGACCCGGTGAGCCGGGTGTCCGCCTGTTACGCGGAGGGTCCGGAGAACCCGCGGTCGGCGGCGTGCAAGGCCGCCGTCGCCGCGGGCGGCACCCAGGCGCTGTACGACTGGAACGGGGTGAACATCGCCGACGCGGCGGGCAAGCACCGGGATCTGATCCCGGACGGCAAGCTGTGCAGCGCGGCCAACGACAAGTTCAGGGGCCTCGACCTGCCGCGCGCCGACTGGCCGGCCTCCGCGATGTCGGCGGGGAAGCACACCTTCGCGTTCCGCGCGACGGCCCCGCACGAGGGCTCGTTCGAGCTCTACCTGACCAGGCCCGGTTACGACGCCTCCCAGCCGCTCGCCTGGTCGGACCTGGAGGCGAAGCCCTTCGCCTCCGCCACCGACCCGGCGCTGAAGGACGGGTCGTACGTCTTCGACGGCACGGTCCCCCAGCGCTCCGGACGCCACCTCGTCTACACGATCTGGCAGCGCTCGGACTCCCCCGAGGCGTTCTACGCCTGCTCCGACGTGATGTTCGGCGGCGGGTCGGAGAAGGGGGCCGGCGTCGGCGCCCGGACTCCGAAGCCCCCCACCGCGCCGTCCGAGGACGCGATCGCCGAGGGCGCCGCGAAGTCGTCGGTCGAGCACGACGGCCACGGTGACGACGACGCGGACACCGGGGCGAAGGCCACGACCGCCGCACCGGCGGGCGAGGACCGGGCCGCGACGGGGGGCAACGCCCCGGCGGTGAACGCGGCGGCCGGGGAAGAGGTGCTGGCCGAGACGGGCGGTTCCGGCAGCAGCACCTACCTGGCCATCGGCGGCGCGGCGGCGCTCTCCGCCGGGGCGGCCGCGCTGTTCGCCTCGCAGCGCCGCCGGGCCACCACGACGGGCCGGCGCGGCCGCTGA
- a CDS encoding S1 family peptidase encodes MKHRRISRKRTMAAGSAVAALVAAGLTFQTANASDDVPRFEAKTLSADAAGKLAATLDRDLGADAAGTYYDTKAKALVVNVVDEAAAERVRQAGGKARIVENSLAELKSARQALTDRATIPGTSWAVDPVTNKLRVTADSTVDGAAWKKLSAVVDGLGGKAELMKTTGEFKPLIAGGDAIWGSGSRCSLGFNVVKDGQPYFLTAGHCTESVTSWSDTQGGSEIGANEGSSFPENDYGLVKYTSDTAHPSEVNLYNGSTRAISRAGDATVGQAVTRSGSTTQLHDGEVTGLDATVNYGNGDVVNGLIETTVCAEPGDSGGALFAGDTALGLTSGGSGDCSSGGTTFFQPVPEALAAYGAEIG; translated from the coding sequence TTGAAGCACCGACGCATATCCAGGAAGCGCACGATGGCCGCCGGGTCGGCCGTCGCGGCCCTGGTCGCAGCGGGACTCACGTTCCAGACTGCGAACGCCAGTGACGACGTACCGCGGTTCGAGGCCAAGACGCTCAGCGCGGACGCGGCCGGGAAGCTGGCCGCCACCCTCGACCGGGACCTGGGCGCGGACGCGGCCGGGACGTACTACGACACGAAGGCGAAGGCCCTCGTCGTCAACGTCGTGGACGAGGCCGCCGCCGAGCGGGTCCGCCAGGCCGGCGGCAAGGCCAGAATCGTGGAGAACTCCCTCGCGGAGCTGAAGTCGGCCCGGCAGGCCCTCACCGACAGGGCGACGATCCCCGGCACCTCCTGGGCGGTCGACCCGGTGACCAACAAGCTGCGCGTCACCGCCGACAGCACGGTCGACGGCGCCGCCTGGAAGAAGCTCTCGGCGGTCGTCGACGGTCTGGGCGGCAAGGCCGAACTCATGAAGACCACGGGTGAGTTCAAGCCGCTGATCGCGGGGGGCGACGCGATCTGGGGCTCCGGCTCCCGCTGCTCGCTCGGCTTCAACGTGGTGAAGGACGGCCAGCCGTACTTCCTCACCGCCGGCCACTGCACCGAGTCGGTCACCAGCTGGTCGGACACCCAGGGCGGCTCGGAGATCGGGGCGAACGAGGGCTCCAGCTTCCCGGAGAACGACTACGGCCTGGTCAAGTACACCTCGGACACCGCGCACCCGAGCGAGGTGAACCTGTACAACGGCTCCACCCGGGCGATCAGCAGGGCGGGCGACGCCACGGTCGGCCAGGCGGTCACCCGCAGCGGCTCCACCACCCAGCTGCACGACGGTGAGGTCACCGGGCTGGACGCCACGGTCAACTACGGCAACGGCGACGTCGTCAACGGTCTCATCGAGACCACGGTCTGCGCCGAACCGGGCGACAGCGGCGGCGCCCTCTTCGCGGGCGACACCGCACTCGGTCTGACCTCGGGCGGCAGCGGCGACTGCTCCTCGGGCGGCACGACCTTCTTCCAGCCGGTACCGGAGGCGCTGGCCGCCTACGGTGCCGAGATCGGCTGA
- a CDS encoding triacylglycerol lipase, producing MLPWFRAARVPRTRSLLAALLLALTVLVAPAATATAAAPAAETATSRGWNDYSCKPSAAHPRPVVLVHGTFGNSIDNWLVLAPYLVNRGYCVFSLDYGQLPGVPFFHGLGPIDKSAEQLDAFVDQVLDATGAPKADIVGHSQGGMMPNYYLKFLGGADKVNALVGIAPDNHGTTLLGLTKLLPHFPGVEKFITDQTPGLADQVAGSPFITKLTAGGDTVPGVRYTVIATRYDQVVTPYRTQYLDGPNVRNVLLQDLCPVDLSEHVAIGTVDRIAFHEVANALDPARATPTTCASVIG from the coding sequence ATGCTGCCCTGGTTCCGTGCTGCGCGCGTTCCCCGTACGCGCAGCCTGCTCGCCGCCCTGCTTCTCGCCCTCACCGTGCTCGTCGCCCCGGCGGCCACGGCGACCGCGGCGGCACCCGCCGCCGAGACGGCCACCTCGCGCGGCTGGAACGACTACTCCTGCAAGCCCTCGGCCGCCCACCCCCGACCCGTCGTCCTGGTCCACGGAACGTTCGGGAACTCCATCGACAACTGGCTGGTCCTCGCCCCCTACCTGGTCAACCGGGGCTACTGCGTCTTCTCCCTCGACTACGGCCAGCTGCCGGGGGTGCCGTTCTTCCACGGACTCGGCCCGATCGACAAGTCCGCCGAACAGCTCGACGCGTTCGTCGACCAGGTGCTCGACGCCACCGGCGCCCCGAAGGCCGACATCGTCGGCCACTCCCAGGGCGGCATGATGCCGAACTACTACCTGAAGTTCCTCGGCGGCGCCGACAAGGTCAACGCGCTCGTCGGCATCGCCCCGGACAACCACGGCACGACGCTGCTCGGCCTCACCAAGCTGCTCCCGCACTTCCCCGGCGTCGAGAAGTTCATCACCGACCAGACCCCCGGCCTCGCCGACCAGGTCGCCGGATCGCCCTTCATCACCAAGCTCACGGCGGGCGGCGACACGGTGCCCGGCGTCCGCTACACCGTCATAGCGACCAGGTACGACCAGGTCGTGACCCCGTACCGCACGCAGTACCTGGACGGGCCGAACGTACGCAACGTCCTGCTCCAGGACCTGTGCCCGGTCGACCTCTCCGAGCACGTGGCGATCGGCACCGTCGACCGCATCGCCTTCCACGAGGTGGCCAACGCCCTCGACCCGGCCCGCGCCACCCCCACCACCTGCGCCTCGGTCATCGGCTGA